The Desulfovibrio legallii genome window below encodes:
- a CDS encoding DVU3141 family protein — MKGLRAHTKAAARRADGGHARLPVLLTLLTALALYGCGFGGAPEQPETPPGPLMAYMIGAAPGDSTTLDDPDFGKNVRLSMGESFVSAKGEECKRGTALSGQREAEVVVICRDAQGRWNMAPRVWGAGLSQ; from the coding sequence ATGAAAGGATTGCGTGCGCACACCAAGGCTGCGGCCCGCAGGGCGGACGGCGGTCATGCCCGGCTGCCGGTCCTGTTGACGCTTCTGACGGCACTGGCGCTTTACGGCTGCGGCTTCGGCGGCGCGCCGGAACAGCCGGAAACCCCGCCCGGCCCGCTCATGGCCTATATGATCGGGGCTGCCCCCGGCGACAGCACAACCCTGGACGACCCGGACTTTGGCAAAAACGTGCGCCTGAGCATGGGGGAGAGCTTTGTCTCCGCCAAAGGCGAGGAATGCAAACGCGGCACGGCGCTTTCCGGCCAGCGTGAGGCCGAGGTGGTGGTCATCTGTCGCGACGCCCAGGGCCGTTGGAACATGGCTCCGCGGGTTTGGGGGGCGGGCCTTTCCCAATAG